ATCCACAGGCTTGGCTTCGGAGAGGCGGTGGAAAGAGGGCTCCTCGCCGACTACAAGGTCCTCGTACTCACTCTGAACGACCGAAACATCTCGCCATCGGTGCAGAGGATGGTGGCCAATGTGGACCAGACGATTAACGCTGACGATGCCGCGAAGCTCATCGGTTGCATCAATGCGCTATCGAAGCAGATCGTCGGCGATGATGGCGTTATTAGGGACACAGACCCACTACCGATGAAGAGGGCCGTGGCATTCTGCCAGACCATAAAGATCAGCAAGGGCATCGCTTACAACTTCAACGAGGTCTCGGAGAAGTACATGGACGACCTGCCCGAGGAAACGGTAGGAAGAATACTGGGAGTCGAGGCTCGACACGTTGACGGGACCATGAGCGCAACGATGCGCGATGAGATGCTCAGCTGGCTGAAGAGGGAGGGCGACGAGTGCAGGATCCTCACGAACGTCAGATGCCTGAGCGAAGGCGTTGATGTACCATCATTGGACGCAGTGATGTTCCTGGCTGCGCGTAACTCTCAGGTCGATGTTGTTCAGTCTGTAGGCCGCGTCATGAGGCTCTCTGAGGGTAAAAAGTACGGATACATCATCATCCCGGTCGTCATCCCCAGCGGCGTATCGGCCGAGAAGGCTTTGGAGGACAATGTCCGATATAAAGTCGTCTGGCAGGTACTTAACGCTCTGCGTGCCCACGATGACCGCTTCAATGCTACCATCAACAAGATAGACCTCAACAAAAAGAAGCCTACCACCATCCTAGTCGGTAGGCCGGACCTCGGCTTTGATGAGAACGGCAATCCGATAGTATCCGAAGGTCAGGTTGGGGAAGGGACAATACAGATGAGGCTGAACCTGGAGTTCGAGGAACTCCAGGACGCTGTCTATGCTCGGATGGTCATGAAGGTCGGGGATCGCCTGTACTGGGAGCAGTGGGCCAAGAATGTTGCAGAGATCGCTGAAAAACAGATAGACCGCCTATCCAGGTTGGTGGAGAACGAACGAATAAAGGATACCTTCAACGACTTCCTTTCGGAACTTCGGCGAAACCTCAACCCCGAGATCTCGAAGGAGCAGGCCATAGAGATGCTGTCACAGCACATGATCACGAGGCCGGTCTTCGAGGCCTTGTTCGAGAACTACTCGTTCGCGGACCACAACCCGATCTCAAGGTCGATGCAGAAGATGGTCGATCTTCTAGAGGCCAACGCGATTGAGAAGGACACTCAAGCCCTGGAACGCTTCTACGAATCCGTACGTATGAGGGCTTCCATGATCGATAACGCCGAGGGTAGGCAGCGTATCATCATCGAGCTGTACGACAAGTTCTTCAAGGCCGCCTTCCCGAAGATGGCCGACCAGCTCGGTATCGTCTACACCCCGGTGGAAGTGGTAGATTTCATCATCCGCTCGGTCGATGATGTCCTGAAGAAGGAGTTCAATAGAGGTCTGACGGATGAGAACGTTCACATCCTCGATCCATTTACTGGAACCGGAACGTTCATCACACGGCTACTTCAGAGCGGATTGATCGAGCAGGAGGACCTGGAACGCAAATACGCGAGCGAGATCCACGCCAACGAAATCGTCCTGCTAGCGTACTACATCGCCGCCGTGAACATCGAGAACGTGTATCATGATATACTGGCAGTGGAGGATGAATATCGGACCTTCGACGGCATATGTTTGACCGATACTTTCCAACTGGGCGAGGCCGTACAGGGTGACCTGTTCCGCCCAAGTTTCTTCCCCGAGAACATCGGAAATGTTGAGAGCCAGCAAAAAGCACCTATCAATGTAATCATTGGCAATCCGCCTTATTCGGCGTGGCAAACATCGGCGAACGATGATGCACAAAATACATCATATCCAAAACTGAATGGGCGGATTTCAGAGACCTACGCTAAGAAATCAACTGCTACTTTGAAAAACTCGCTGTATGATAGCTATATCAAAGCGTTCCGTTGGTCATCTGATAGATTAGATGAGCATCGAGGAGGCATAATCTGTTTTATCTCGAATGGTGGCTGGTTGGACGGCAATGCCCAAGATGGTTTCAGAAAGCATCTGGAGAGGGAGTTCAGCAGCGTTTACGTGTTCAATCTGAGAGGGAACCAGCGTACCAGTGGAGAACTAAGCCGTAGGGAAGGCGGAAAAATTTTCGGGTCCGGATCGAGGGCTCCAATCGCTATTGCCCTGCTGGTAAAAAATCTTAAAGCGTCTAGAAATAAAGCGACGATCTATTATCACGACATCGGTGACTACCTTACAAGGGAAGAGAAACTGGAAAGGATAGTGCAATTGAGTACTGTTACCAACCCAGACTTCAATTGGGAAATTATCACGCCCAATGAGGCGGGCGATTGGATTAATCAACGTAGTGCTTCATTCAGTAAATTTATACCGATAGGAGATAAGGGTAACAAGGATGGCAAATCATATTTCGTACCTAACTATTCGAGTGGTGTAAAAACCAATAGAGATGCCTGGTGCTTCAATTCCAACAGAGACAAGCTCGTTCAAAAAATCAAAGAATCTATCGATTACTACAACTCACAAGTGGATGGGTTCTCCAGCGCCAAATCCCAGACCAATGATCTGACCGTTGAGGACTTTATAACATATGATTCAACGCGGTTTAGCTGGGATGCCCAACAAAGGATAGATATAATAAAAGGCATGAAATATTCATTCGATCCAGAGTCTATCCGAATCAGCTCGTATAGACCGTTTTTTAAACAATATCTCTATTTTAACCGACATTTAAATAATAGGGTCTATCAAATGCCCAAACTTTTCCCGGATTCAAAAGTCTCAAATCTAGTAATCTGCACATCCGGTATCGGAGTAACAAAGGAGTTCTCTTGCATCATCACTAACATGATGCCTGACCTTGAGCTTGTAGGAAAATCTCAATGCTTTCCCCTATATCATTTTGAGGAAATTGGAGTCGGCAATTGGAAAATGATTGACTCATCCCAGTCCCTTCTAGATGTGGGGGACACCCATCTAAGTAACAAATGTGTCCGAAAAGATGGTATTAGCGATTTTATCCTTAATAAGGCAAGAAAGGAGTATGGCGACTCGGGACTTTCCAAAGAGGACATCTTCTATTACGTATACGGCATCCTACACAGCCCCGACTATCGTAAGACCTTCTCCAACGATTTGAAGAAGATGCTACCAAGGATCCCCTTGGTTGACGATGTTACGGACTTCTGGGCCTTTAGCCAGGCAGGGAGGAGGCTAGCAGATCTCCACCTCAACTACGAGGCAATCCCTTGGCACCCCGACGTTAAGGTCACAGGCGCTGAGGCCGGGGACTTCACCGTCTGCAAGATGAGGTTTCCGAAGAAGGGCGAGAAGGGCACGATCAAATACAACAGTAAGATCAAGATCTCAGGGATACCGGACAAAGCCTATGAGTATATTGTGAACGGAAAGAGCCCCATTGAATGGATTATGGAGCGGTACCGGGTGACGATAGATAAGGCCAGTGAAATCAAGAACGACCCCAACGACTGGGCAATTGAATCGGGCAAACCTCGCTATATCCTCGACCTGCTTTTGAGCATCATCAACCTCAGCGTCCAGACCGTTGACATCGTTGATGGTCTGCCGAAACTTAAAATTGAATGAAGGGCTGATACCAGGGACACGTATCAAAGAGTAGGTAATCTTTTATATTAATGCCAAGAAGTGTTAAGTAATCGTCTACAATAAAAACACTGGTTCACAGAATGTGCAAGAGTTAATCTTTTAAAATGTTGCTAAGATTTGGAAGTAGCAACAGAGAGTGATTATGAATTAGTTCTATCTTTTATTTCGTCTTCAATCTCTGTAATTAAAGTTGTGTGGCATTCCTCGAATTTCATTGGATACCATCTATTATACTTTCCGGACCTATAATTCGTCAACCACTCACCACATTTATCATCGGGACTAATTAAGACCACTTTTGCCTTAGTATTCATAATATGGTCCCAAATATGCTTATCATCTGGATTGGGCTTGACTCCGATGATTATCACTAGGTTTGCATCATTCACTAACGATTGAAATTCAAATAGAATAGCATCTAGCTCTGCACTACAAGTTAAATTATCTTTATCCTTCGTAAAGAAACGCATAGCAGGTTGTATTTGGCTATTCTTTATCTTATCTACAAGTCCGTCCAAGGACTCCACCTCAAACGGTACGATTATTTTATTCGCATAATGCTCTAGACTAGCCAACTTGATAGAGGGTAGGAAATTGCATGATCCATGGATTTTATCTAGCTTCACTCCGTTCGCTCCAGGTTTATATGCTATCTTCAATCCCTGTTTTTGTATTGCTTCATCGAGTAAACAATCGTAGTTCAAGGATCCGATGGTGATTATTCCCGATTCTAGCAATGAACGGAACTCTTTTACGAACCAAGTATAAGGATCTGAATAATCATCCCCAATACCTAAACGAAAACCAGCGAAATACTGGCCAAGGTCCTTTTGATATGTTTTTAAATTCCATTTGTCGGATTCTCTAGCCTCTGTTAGCATCAACCCCATGCCCCTTTCAAATGATCCTGGTACGGTATCATTGAAAACGTCCTTTAGGTATGGGGGTAAAACCCCCCAAGTTACTGGAAAATCCTTGGTCATTTCGAGAAATAGTGTCGTACTAAGGGGTGGATTTCTTGGTGTGCAAGAGCTTACTCCATAACTCGCGCCCGCTCCAAAAACAATTACAACTTGCCCCTTTTTTGTCTTTATCGCTGGGGTCGTGTTGACTTTCATTGTTTGATTTTCTTCTTGAGATGTCATTTTTTCTAAATAATCAACAAAGATTATGAAATAAGTGGATTAATTATGGAAGCGTTTAAGATGTGAAACCACAAGGACATTAGCAATAGAAAGTTTCAAACGAGCTTACGCTTCTATGCTTCTGGATTACTTCTTCTCCAACAATTAATATAACTCATTAACCATATTCATAGTAGCTACCATAATATGTGTAAGTGATATCATGGGCGCGACCAAGTATCCAGTGTTGGACGAGAGCTTCTACCCGCGAATGATCGCCTCCTGCACCAACGACGAGCAGCGCGGTCTCATCACGGTCCTGGACCTCACCGGGATGCACGTCTCCTCGGTGTGTAAGCTCGGACCGGATAGCATGATCCGGCAGGGGGACAAGATCTACCTAAAATGGGTCAGACCGAAGAACAAGAAGACCTTACAATCCGAGGTTCCGCCCATCAAGGTCCACGTCATCCAAAACTTCCTGAATATGAGGCGAAAAACCCGGGAGTTTTATTTCATTCTAGTCAAGGAGATAGGCAGGACGGCAGGCTATCAAGATGTCAGCCCTATGACCTTCCGCCATAATAGGGCGATCAGGGCCCTGGTTACCGAGAGATACACGATCTATGAGCTGCCGCAGATCATGGGATGCACCTTGGAGGTCGCCGTCAGGAACTATGCCAAGGTCAAAGAGGCGGATCTCATAAAGACGCAGAGAGAGCAGGAGCAAAGGGCTCAGTCGAACGGCAAGCCTCGGACAAGGACCAAAGGCAAGGGCATGGTGTCCAAGCTCATGAGGAGGCGATGAGGGACGTCCAGCGCGTTCATCACCACCAAGCCTTTGATATATAGCACGAAAGGCGGTGTCGAGTGTCCAGCATGTGAGTTCTTCGATTACAGCTATATTTCCGATGTTGACGACATCCACGCCATCGTGGAATGTCGCAACTGTGGGGTATGGTATCAGGTCAGGCATGTCGATCTCCATCGATCTTAGACGCGTAGGGATACGTTCACGTTCAACGTTTACGGATGTACGCTGGCTCTTATGCAGCGAATGTCAAATCATGCCCATACAGGCGTTCACATACGTTCGATAGGGCGTCGTATGTCATCGTCAACGTTCATTGATCCCGCATGGTTCACTTATCGGAGCGTCCCTCAGGGTCATCGTCTTAACGGTCATCACCTCGCCCGATCCAAAATTCTCATTGACAAAATAGACCCTAGCCAGTAATTTTGTCAATGTCAAATGGGGAGCGGGGTTGCGCAATATATAAAGAACAAGAGAAAGAAGAGAACGTAGGGAACAATGCCTAGTGCCGTATTCGTTGACAATTTCCTCTTCTCAGTCTTGACCCTCGGCTGTCCTCGAACGAGGCCGTGCTTTAGCGTCTCTAGGCCCTCCCCTGGACCGTAGATCCCTCCCTCGCACGCCGAGGTCCTTCCGGCCCGGGGCCTCGGCCCGATCACTCGGTTAGCCTCCTTGTTGTGGGTTACTAAGGTCCACGTTGCCGTTTGTGATGATGGTTCCCGGCAACGTGCCTTGACGCCGATTAGGAGACCGGTCCCTCAAGGCCACATCTATTTTGGGAGTGACGCATATTTTTACTTTCATAAGAAGGACCAGATAATTACTCAGAGGATTCAGATCCCTCAGAATACTCCGGCTCATCGTAAATTCGGAAGATTCTGAATCCTCGTACATCGCATTATCCGCTCGGATGAGTATCCATTAGCACTTTCATTGTGGTACGGACACTCGACCAGAAAAGACTAACATTCTAAATACCACATTTCTGGTAGGTCGTTTCATGGTAACGCGGAGAGCATGGAACAAAGAGGGCGGGATCTCATTGAGGCTCATCCTGCCGATTGCTTCATTCACCATCTCCCGCTTACTCCTTTTGGCAGCCGTGACCTCGGTCAAGGGTGAGGTCCTGGACTTCTTCGCTCGGTTGTTCGGGACCTTCTGAGCCCTCCTTTCTGCCACAGGCGGACGACCAATGGGAGTTCTCCTTCCCCCAGAGGGTCGTGGGCGTCTACTATTCAGCCCCACGCCCCAAAAAATTCCTTTTTTTATGATTCGTGCCTATTTAATATCTGAAATTTCTCAATTTCTTTAATTTCTCAATTTCTTTAATTTCGTATATTTTTTAATCTCTTTCATTTCTTTAATTTCTTAATTTCTTTAATTTCGTATATTTCCAACGGAATGTATGATTTTTTAACGGTTTGTAGAGAGAAAGTATAAATCTTTTAATTATAATTATCAACCTCAAATCCGAAAAACACATCCCGAAATTGCGTTTGGTCATGTCGAAAAAAACCTGACGCATCTCGATTCGGAAACAAGCCTGGGACGTTCAGCACAATGCCGACCAAGCAATAGGACCGAACGTCCCAGGCCGGCCAAACCCCATTGAAAGGAGATGGCGAACAATGAATAACGAAAAGCAGGACTTAAATAATTCGCAGGACCGCGACAATGAGCCGCGAGCCATGCTGGCCTTGGTTCTGAAAGCAGACATTAATCGGATGTCGGAAATCGTCCGATTAGTCGATTCTGTTCCACATACTCGAATTATCTATCAGCGAGTGTCGGGCGGCCGTCTCACCGTTGTTGAAGAAAGGTGATCGGCGATGGACCTAGTTAGGGCATACCGAGGTGGTTGCCTCGTTCATTCCGTAGCCACTCAGTTTAATCTTTTACATAATCCTGACATTTGCGAGTCGCTAAAAGTTACAGAACGGAATCCGTTGGAGATTGTAAAGGAAGCGATAAGGAATATTCAGGATGATGAGGTGGTCCTCGCTCCGCACCATATTGGAGTGAGACGATGACCGACATTGACCAGGATAACGTCCAGTGCGTCATCTGCGGTAAGGCCTTTTCTTTCAACAGGTGGAGTTCAGGCCCTCGTCGCTGCACCTGTTCCGAAGCCTGCCAGATCTTACTTGACGAAATTACCGGTGATCGCACCTCGATGAAGTACATGCGCCAACGAGCAGCCGACCCGGACATCTGCATAATCTGTGCCGGCCCTCTGGAAAAAAGAGACCGCTCGTTCAAACTCTATTGTGGGCAGAGGTGTCAGAAGATAGGCTGGCGGCGGGGCGTTAATACCGAGGAACTTACCGCTATCAGGGTGAACGCCGTTCGGACGGCGCACGGGCATCCTATGCATGCCAAGGAGGGTAAGGAGGGGGACCCTTGATCGAGGTGAAGAGACCGTTCATCCTTTACGGACAGGGAACGGATGCAGCTCTTGACGCCATTGAGGAGCAGTGTGAGTTCTTAGTAAAATTACGCCAACTTGCTTTACCTCCGTTCGTGGCTAGAAAGCTAGACCATGATCTTGGATACCTCCTGGTGCGCGATAGTGAACTCGAAGGACTGCAGAGGCTTATTCGATGAAACCGGAGGGCGAGGACAGGATAGACCCACGGGAGCGGGTCCGTGAGTACCTTCGCCAGCACCCGGGGACCCGGCTTATGGGCCTGGAGGGATCCGATGATCCGGTGAAGATAGACATCGCCGTCCAGGTTAAGATCATGCTCCGGAATGGCGAACTGATCGAGCATCCAAAGACCAAGGTCCTGATGTTCCCTGGTGAGGGCCCTGTTCGATCAACGAAGGACTCAGTGCCGACCAAGGCGGAGGAGTACGTCCTGGTCCGAATGAACGTGGCCACCAGGCTAACGGACGCCGAGGGTGTGGCCAGGGATCTTCGCGTCGGTGATGTCGTGACCTTGCCCAATACCACAGCCAAGGCTCTTGTCATCAAGGAAATGGCAGTAATGGTGGATGCTTATCCACCTATCGAAGTGAAGGCGGAAGGGGCGACAGCCGAAGGGTCACCCTCGACCGTACCAGTGGCTTCGGGAGGATCGCCTGGGTGTGAGACACCTCCGACCACACCAGCACCGGATGAGGGAGACGTTTCTGCCCGCCAACGGGAGTGGCTGGAAAAGCTCCAGGCAGTTCAGGATGAACAGAGCAGGAAGCCTCGCCCCATCCGGATACAGCATCGCAAGACAGACACCTGGCACCCCTGGAACGAGTGCCAGCACAAGGACCGCATCATCACCGCTGGAACGTTGCTCAATGAGATTGTCTTCGATTTCGATACCGAGGACTGGAGCGCAATCATCCAGGAGGGAAATAAGCTCCTGACCTATCTCAAGAATGAGGTCATACCTCATCAACTGGCATGGTCTGGAGGAAAGGGCATCCACATCCATGTGTTCGTGGACATGGGCTCGGTGGAACCAGATCCCGCGCTGGCTGAACATCTTGAGGACCGGGCCGAATATGGCCTCGACGTTTCGGCCATCGTCCGACGGGCGCTGAACGACCACATCGCTGCCGAAGCTGGCATGGACATCAAGAGGGCTGGACTAGACCCGTTGAAGGTGGACTTCAGCACCGCTCGAAAGGGCTCGATGATGCGAGCTTACGGCTGCCTTCGGC
Above is a window of Methanomassiliicoccus sp. DNA encoding:
- a CDS encoding DEAD/DEAH box helicase; this translates as MNFKSILNKHRDLSFSERDKGDRFERLMQGYLLTSPLYENEFDKVWLWSEFPFREQFGRTDTGIDLVALTKDGEYWAIQCKCYQEDSRIDKKEVDSFLSTSGRGFVDRNGEMIRFFHRLWISTTNNWGGNAEAALVNQDPPVSRISLTDLENAPIDWEKLDDGIFGLPARLDKKTIRPHQKEALDKVHEYFRTADRGKLIMACGTGKTYAALKIAENETGGKGTILFLVPSIALLGQTLNEWHNDADKPINAICICSDSTVSKKKNNKDDEDAASTVDLALPASTDVDNIMRQLAHIKNRDNGGLSIFFSTYQSIDVVSKAQERLGTSFDLIICDEAHRTTGVTLAGDDESAFVKVHDNDFLKAKKRLYMTATPRIFSDDSKSKADENDAVLCSMDDETLYGKEIHRLGFGEAVERGLLADYKVLVLTLNDRNISPSVQRMVANVDQTINADDAAKLIGCINALSKQIVGDDGVIRDTDPLPMKRAVAFCQTIKISKGIAYNFNEVSEKYMDDLPEETVGRILGVEARHVDGTMSATMRDEMLSWLKREGDECRILTNVRCLSEGVDVPSLDAVMFLAARNSQVDVVQSVGRVMRLSEGKKYGYIIIPVVIPSGVSAEKALEDNVRYKVVWQVLNALRAHDDRFNATINKIDLNKKKPTTILVGRPDLGFDENGNPIVSEGQVGEGTIQMRLNLEFEELQDAVYARMVMKVGDRLYWEQWAKNVAEIAEKQIDRLSRLVENERIKDTFNDFLSELRRNLNPEISKEQAIEMLSQHMITRPVFEALFENYSFADHNPISRSMQKMVDLLEANAIEKDTQALERFYESVRMRASMIDNAEGRQRIIIELYDKFFKAAFPKMADQLGIVYTPVEVVDFIIRSVDDVLKKEFNRGLTDENVHILDPFTGTGTFITRLLQSGLIEQEDLERKYASEIHANEIVLLAYYIAAVNIENVYHDILAVEDEYRTFDGICLTDTFQLGEAVQGDLFRPSFFPENIGNVESQQKAPINVIIGNPPYSAWQTSANDDAQNTSYPKLNGRISETYAKKSTATLKNSLYDSYIKAFRWSSDRLDEHRGGIICFISNGGWLDGNAQDGFRKHLEREFSSVYVFNLRGNQRTSGELSRREGGKIFGSGSRAPIAIALLVKNLKASRNKATIYYHDIGDYLTREEKLERIVQLSTVTNPDFNWEIITPNEAGDWINQRSASFSKFIPIGDKGNKDGKSYFVPNYSSGVKTNRDAWCFNSNRDKLVQKIKESIDYYNSQVDGFSSAKSQTNDLTVEDFITYDSTRFSWDAQQRIDIIKGMKYSFDPESIRISSYRPFFKQYLYFNRHLNNRVYQMPKLFPDSKVSNLVICTSGIGVTKEFSCIITNMMPDLELVGKSQCFPLYHFEEIGVGNWKMIDSSQSLLDVGDTHLSNKCVRKDGISDFILNKARKEYGDSGLSKEDIFYYVYGILHSPDYRKTFSNDLKKMLPRIPLVDDVTDFWAFSQAGRRLADLHLNYEAIPWHPDVKVTGAEAGDFTVCKMRFPKKGEKGTIKYNSKIKISGIPDKAYEYIVNGKSPIEWIMERYRVTIDKASEIKNDPNDWAIESGKPRYILDLLLSIINLSVQTVDIVDGLPKLKIE